In Argopecten irradians isolate NY chromosome 11, Ai_NY, whole genome shotgun sequence, one DNA window encodes the following:
- the LOC138334368 gene encoding ubiquitin thioesterase ZRANB1-like: protein MMTEKEKWACEYCTYENYPVTTRCTLCHAHRPPSFITDRHNEEQDIYKMAATMGQNKEGNSSKLSSGSSSASYDPANKWACTSCTFLNWPKTTKCSQCLTPRPRPSGSLSPTDRSPPITPSGANAAESQRARRKTTQNKEFPSSPKAAKAINTNDINNKTLATCYAKVKWSCKICTYENWPKSARCVMCGLARGRTSPEITSMATALESNASKSSGSTLISAQTLSPTSSLAAGTSGRDLGARSPDIGTACSSAGLHVQEEKRETERKLKQIRNCMQEDDWLWLSACNGVVNGDARPVEIFVSSGGDPARQLTQEEVTLLNRPSAFEVGYTLVHLAIRFRREDMLAALLTSTEAPSKAVKRLPSHLNADLASEIRREILAMLRQRKGEFPCQFLTDCVTFAIPTGVRDLPNTVQSQLFDEILDGDVQKELEDEYVMNWSVELTDRLGSRLYALWNRTAGDCLLDSILQSTWGIFDSDNTLRKAMSDSLSDAAMMFYPRWKEYEAMHAEMLHFTLDEAQWQNDWADILSIACTPGASLEQIHIFAIAHILRRPVIVYGVKYVKSFRGETIGLARFQGVYLPLLWERGFCWKSPVTLSYTRGHFSALVTMEMNTSDVIGAGAVVETSEEEQMAYLPLVDVEGKLLPVHFLRTSEVGREELLLREWLDVSVTKGGSLVALQKIGKRPLLVKRMLEDWVDHYRQLSHSNVPSGNPASLVAAQNFSSDGESDQE from the exons ATGATGACAGAGAAGGAAAAGTGGGCGTGTGAGTACTGCACATATGAGAACTACCCTGTCACCACACGATGCACACTTTGCCACGCCCACCGACCGCCAAGCTTCATCACAGATAGACACAATGAGGAACAGGAtatttacaagatggccgccaccaTGGGCCAAAACAAGGAAGGAAACAGCAGTAAACTGTCATCAGGGTCCAGCAGTGCTAGCTATGACCCAGCCAATAAATGGGCATGTACATCTTGTACATTTCTTAACTGGCCCAAGACTACAAAATGTTCTCAGTGCTTGACACCCAGACCCCGTCCTAGTGGTAGTCTTAGTCCCACTGACCGATCTCCACCTATCACACCATCAGGAGCAAACGCAGCAGAGAGTCAGAGAGCTCGGAGAAAGACCACTCAGAACAAAGAGTTCCCTTCATCACCAAAGGCAGCTAAAGCCATCAACACTaatgatattaataataaaaccCTAGCAACCTGTTACGCCAAGGTCAAATGGTCATGTAAAATATGCACATACGAAAATTGGCCCAAGTCGGCTCGATGTGTCATGTGTGGTTTGGCAAGGGGAAGAACTTCCCCTGAAATAACTTCCATGGCGACAGCTTTAGAAAGTAATGCTTCGAAGTCATCAGGGTCCACACTGATATCAGCACAGACATTGTCTCCTACCAGCAGCCTAGCAGCCGGTACATCTGGACGTGACCTTGGGGCTCGTTCACCTGACATAGGCACAGCATGTTCGTCTGCAGGCTTACATGTTcaggaagaaaaaagagaaaCAGAACGAAAACTTAAACAAATTCGAAACTGTATGCAAGAAGATGATTGGTTGTGGCTAAGTGCATGTAATGGGGTTGTGAACGGTGATGCGCGACCCGTGGAGATATTTGTAAGTTCTGGAGGTGATCCTGCGCGACAACTTACCCAGGAGGAGGTAACTCTGCTCAATAGACCAAGTGCTTTTGAAGTAGGTTATACTTTAGTCCATCTTGCCATTCGTTTCCGTCGTGAAGACATGCTTGCAGCGTTGCTCACAAGCACTGAAGCACCTTCAAAAGCTGTAAAGCGTCTACCCTCTCATCTCAATGCTGATTTAGCCTCAGAAATTCGTCGTGAAATATTGGCCATGCTTCGACAGAGGAAAGGGGAGTTTCCATGCCAGTTCCTGACTGATTGTGTCACTTTTGCTATACCAACAG GTGTTCGAGACTTGCCAAACACAGTCCAGAGTCAACTGTTTGATGAAATCTTGGATGGAGATGTTCAAAAAG AATTAGAAGATGAGTATGTCATGAACTGGAGTGTAGAGCTAACGGATAGACTTGGCAGCCGTCTGTACGCCTTGTGGAATAGAACTGCAGGCGACTGTCTTCTTGATTCCATCCTTCAGTCAACATGGGGCATCTTTGACTCTGACAACACTCTAAGGAAAGCCATGTCAGACAGTCTCAGTGACGCAGCCATGAT GTTTTACCCTCGTTGGAAGGAGTACGAAGCCATGCATGCAGAAATGCTTCACTTCACATTGGACGAAGCTCAGTGGCAGAACGACTGGGCAGATATCCTCAGTATAGCGTGTACTCCAG GTGCTTCTTTAGAGCAGATCCACATTTTTGCCATAGCTCATATACTCAGGAGACCAGTAATTGTGTATGGCGTGAAATATGTAAAAAGTTTTCGTGGGGAGACTATTGGACTAGCGCGCTTCCAAG GTGTGTACCTTCCATTGCTGTGGGAGAGAGGATTCTGCTGGAAGTCTCCCGTCACTCTGTCCTACACACGCGGTCACTTCTCAGcccttgttaccatggaaatgaACACGAGTGATGTTATCGGTGCTGGAGCTGTCGTTGAAACCTCTGAGGAGGAACAGATggcttatctccctttggtTGATGTTGAGGGGAAACTACTTCCTGTTCATTTCCTACGGACATCAGAG GTTGGCAGAGAAGAACTGTTGTTAAGAGAGTGGCTTGATGTCTCCGTTACAAAAGGAGGCAGTCTAGTGGCCCTACAGAAAATAGGAAAGCGTCCACTACTGGTCAAGAGGATGTTGGAGGATTGGGTTGACCATTACCGCCAACTCTCACACTCAAATGTACCCTCAGGGAACCCAGCTAGTTTAGTGGCTGCTCAGAATTTCTCTAGTGATGGGGAAAGTGATCAGGAAtag